In Candidatus Methylomirabilota bacterium, the following proteins share a genomic window:
- a CDS encoding CusA/CzcA family heavy metal efflux RND transporter, with translation MFAWIIERSLTNRILVVVAFVVVLIVGLFTLRRITLDVFPEFAPPQVVIQTEAPSLPPQDVELLITFPIESAINGTPGVEVIRSKSTAGLSSVIVVFEWGTNIYSARQLVNERLQAVKDRLPPGTKSPMMLPITSAVGWLVKYALTSDSVSLMDLRTISDWVIRNRLLAIPGVASVVSIGGEVKQYQVLLSSDKLFQYGLTTKEILDAVRQANVSVPGGFLVTPGQEFVITGAGRISSLDELRQTKVAERGGTPIRLDQVATVRFGPEFKRGDATWEGKPAVIGTVSKLFGADTLTVTYQVEQALEEIRKTLPPGVELNTQVFRQASFIESSIANLRQAILEGVVVVSIVVILFLFNVRASLITLTALPTSLISGVLVLKAFGIGINAMTLGGLAIAIGEVVDDAIVDVENIVRRLRLNQEKVYPDPPLRVIYEASVEIRHAVVHATWIVLIVFMPIFLLGGVEGRIFTPLGLAYVSAILASLVVAVTLVPALAAMLLIRRGEAQPEQESLTVRAMKRVYEALLRPALHRPWKVITVCMLLISASLAVIPFLGRSFLPEFREGNFILQVTMLPGISLAESMRVGERIVRMLKQHPEVVSVSQRAGRAELDEEALPPNVSEFDMAIRYSTRDPELLLHAIREHLEKIPGVATVLGQFIAHRLDEVLSGIRAQIAIKIYGPDLVVLREKGRQVEQIMREIDGVTDLLLEPLINVPGVRITVDRDEASRLGLDVGAILEMTEVAFGGRSVSRVVEGQRGFDLFVWFDETSRKDRASMRNLLIDAPEGRKVPLRLVADLEIVNSPFMINRERLQRRIVVQANVADRDLISVIHEAQRRLAGEVQLPAGYFIEYGGQFESEREAARVLMVYGGLAVTGIFLMLHKAFGSSRAALLVMVNLPLALIGGVAAILLTGMVTSVPSLIGFISVFGITARNGIILVSHYRHLRSEGVAKEEAIIQGSKDRLAPILMTAASTALGLLPLLFGEATGKELERPLAQVILGGLFTSTLLNMIVVPTLFMRFGWEREETFRQQLALERGDLFRPAAVESDKR, from the coding sequence ATGTTTGCCTGGATTATTGAACGGTCATTGACCAATCGTATCCTCGTAGTGGTCGCCTTCGTGGTGGTGCTGATTGTCGGCCTGTTCACGCTACGCCGGATCACGCTCGACGTCTTCCCCGAGTTCGCTCCACCACAGGTCGTCATTCAGACCGAGGCCCCCAGCCTGCCACCCCAGGATGTGGAGTTGCTCATTACCTTTCCGATCGAGTCCGCTATTAATGGAACTCCGGGGGTGGAGGTGATCCGATCGAAATCGACCGCCGGCTTGTCGAGTGTCATTGTCGTCTTTGAGTGGGGAACGAACATCTACTCGGCGCGACAACTCGTCAATGAACGGCTCCAGGCGGTCAAGGATCGTCTCCCACCGGGAACCAAGAGCCCCATGATGCTCCCGATCACATCTGCGGTGGGCTGGCTGGTCAAATATGCGCTCACGAGCGATAGCGTCTCCCTGATGGACCTTCGAACGATCTCGGACTGGGTGATCCGTAATCGCCTGCTGGCGATTCCTGGGGTAGCGTCAGTGGTCTCCATCGGCGGGGAGGTCAAGCAGTATCAGGTGCTGCTGTCTTCAGACAAGCTGTTTCAATACGGTCTGACCACCAAGGAGATCCTTGATGCCGTCAGACAGGCGAACGTCAGTGTCCCTGGAGGCTTTCTGGTAACGCCGGGCCAGGAGTTCGTCATCACCGGCGCCGGTCGCATCTCGTCGCTTGACGAGCTTCGACAGACTAAGGTGGCAGAGCGGGGCGGGACGCCGATCCGATTGGATCAGGTGGCGACGGTCCGCTTCGGTCCGGAGTTCAAGCGCGGAGACGCCACATGGGAGGGTAAGCCTGCCGTGATCGGTACGGTCTCGAAGCTCTTCGGGGCCGATACCTTGACGGTTACGTACCAGGTGGAGCAGGCGCTGGAGGAGATTCGCAAGACACTGCCGCCGGGGGTCGAACTGAATACGCAGGTCTTCCGTCAGGCGAGCTTCATCGAGTCCTCGATTGCCAACCTGCGCCAGGCGATCCTGGAGGGGGTGGTGGTCGTCAGTATCGTCGTCATCTTGTTCCTCTTTAATGTCCGGGCATCGCTGATCACCTTGACGGCGCTTCCGACCTCGTTGATCTCCGGTGTACTGGTGCTCAAGGCGTTCGGAATCGGCATCAATGCCATGACCCTGGGAGGACTGGCTATTGCCATCGGTGAGGTCGTGGACGATGCGATTGTGGACGTCGAGAATATCGTCCGCCGGCTCAGGCTTAACCAGGAGAAGGTCTATCCCGATCCCCCCTTGAGGGTGATCTATGAGGCGTCGGTAGAGATCCGGCACGCCGTAGTCCATGCCACCTGGATCGTCCTGATCGTTTTTATGCCGATCTTTCTTTTGGGCGGGGTAGAAGGGCGAATCTTCACCCCGCTTGGGCTTGCCTACGTCTCTGCGATCCTCGCCTCGCTCGTAGTGGCAGTTACGTTGGTTCCGGCTTTGGCCGCCATGCTTCTGATCCGTCGCGGGGAGGCCCAACCGGAACAGGAGAGTCTGACCGTCCGGGCCATGAAGCGAGTCTATGAAGCGCTCCTGCGCCCGGCGCTCCACCGACCCTGGAAGGTGATAACTGTCTGTATGCTTCTGATCTCGGCCAGCCTGGCCGTTATCCCGTTCCTCGGCCGCTCCTTTCTCCCCGAGTTTCGTGAAGGGAATTTCATCCTGCAGGTGACGATGTTGCCGGGGATTTCCCTTGCGGAGTCGATGCGCGTGGGGGAGCGCATCGTCCGCATGCTGAAACAGCACCCCGAGGTTGTCTCCGTTTCTCAGCGGGCCGGCCGGGCGGAACTGGACGAGGAGGCGCTGCCGCCGAACGTGAGTGAATTCGATATGGCGATTCGATACAGCACGCGCGATCCGGAGCTGCTGCTCCATGCCATCCGCGAGCATCTCGAAAAGATTCCCGGTGTGGCCACCGTACTGGGCCAGTTCATCGCTCACCGGTTGGACGAGGTCCTCTCGGGTATCCGGGCCCAGATCGCCATCAAGATCTATGGCCCCGACCTGGTTGTCCTGCGAGAAAAGGGGCGGCAGGTCGAGCAGATCATGCGGGAGATCGATGGGGTCACGGACCTGCTCCTCGAACCCCTCATCAATGTTCCGGGGGTACGGATTACAGTCGATCGGGACGAGGCCTCCCGTCTCGGTCTGGACGTCGGCGCTATTCTGGAGATGACCGAAGTGGCCTTCGGTGGGAGATCGGTGTCCCGAGTTGTGGAAGGGCAGCGGGGTTTTGATCTCTTCGTCTGGTTTGACGAGACCTCCCGCAAGGACCGCGCCTCTATGCGCAACCTTTTGATCGATGCGCCGGAGGGACGAAAGGTTCCGCTCCGACTGGTGGCCGACCTCGAGATCGTGAACAGCCCCTTCATGATCAATCGGGAGCGGTTGCAGCGGCGGATTGTGGTTCAGGCGAATGTTGCGGACCGGGATCTGATCAGCGTGATTCATGAGGCCCAGCGTAGGCTCGCCGGAGAGGTTCAGCTTCCTGCCGGCTACTTCATCGAGTACGGCGGGCAGTTTGAAAGTGAACGGGAGGCGGCGAGGGTCCTGATGGTGTATGGCGGGCTTGCGGTGACCGGGATTTTTCTCATGCTGCACAAAGCGTTCGGCTCGTCCCGCGCTGCTCTCCTCGTCATGGTCAATCTCCCCTTGGCCCTGATCGGCGGTGTGGCGGCCATCTTGCTTACGGGGATGGTCACAAGCGTTCCGTCGTTGATAGGGTTCATCAGTGTTTTTGGGATTACCGCCCGCAATGGGATCATCCTGGTCAGCCACTATCGGCACCTTCGATCTGAGGGTGTTGCGAAGGAGGAAGCGATTATCCAGGGGTCGAAGGATCGGCTGGCGCCGATCCTGATGACGGCTGCCTCGACCGCGTTGGGCCTGCTCCCTCTGCTGTTCGGTGAGGCGACCGGAAAAGAGCTGGAGCGGCCGTTGGCTCAGGTCATTCTGGGAGGTCTCTTCACCTCCACCCTCTTGAACATGATCGTCGTGCCGACCCTGTTCATGCGGTTCGGCTGGGAGCGGGAGGAGACCTTCCGACAACAGTTGGCCCTGGAGCGCGGCGACCTGTTCCGACCGGCGGCCGTCGAATCGGATAAGCGATGA
- the purM gene encoding phosphoribosylformylglycinamidine cyclo-ligase, with product MQQHQEDAASYRGAGVDVEREEQVLSRVIETVSQTFAFVRDVGKPVLPVGFFANVIDIGHGMGLALSTDGVGTKLMIAQMMDKYDTVGIDCMAMNVNDVLCVGARPIAFLDYIAVQHANPDLINPLMLGLKEGARQAGVAICGGEIAQVREMLASERDGWGCDLVGMCVGHVPLDKVIVGKSVAPGDVIIGIRSSGIHSNGLTLARQVLFAQNRYTVDTKFEELGRTLGEELLEPTIIYVPEVVEALARSLNIKGLAHITSDGLLNLLRLDTASHPVGYEIDRFPPIPPIFSLIQHAGGIPDHEMFQVFNMGVGFCVVIAEADAASFMDIVKQHGREALQIGRVVSDPEHKVVIRPRGLVGQGNQFFHV from the coding sequence ATGCAGCAACATCAAGAGGACGCGGCGAGCTACCGTGGTGCGGGCGTTGACGTTGAGCGGGAAGAGCAGGTACTGTCCCGGGTCATCGAGACGGTGAGCCAGACGTTCGCCTTTGTGCGGGACGTCGGCAAGCCGGTCCTGCCCGTCGGCTTTTTTGCCAATGTTATCGATATCGGTCACGGAATGGGCCTGGCGCTCTCGACCGACGGGGTGGGTACAAAGCTGATGATCGCGCAGATGATGGACAAGTACGACACGGTCGGGATCGACTGCATGGCCATGAATGTGAACGATGTCCTCTGTGTGGGGGCGCGACCGATCGCCTTTCTGGATTATATCGCGGTGCAGCACGCGAACCCCGATCTGATTAACCCCCTGATGTTGGGACTCAAGGAAGGGGCGCGCCAGGCAGGGGTCGCGATCTGCGGCGGTGAGATTGCCCAGGTCCGGGAGATGCTCGCATCCGAGCGGGATGGGTGGGGCTGCGATCTGGTCGGGATGTGTGTCGGGCATGTCCCGCTCGACAAGGTGATCGTTGGAAAGTCGGTGGCGCCCGGCGATGTCATCATCGGCATTCGAAGCAGCGGGATCCACAGTAACGGTCTGACGCTGGCCCGGCAGGTCCTGTTTGCGCAGAACAGGTATACGGTAGACACGAAGTTCGAGGAGCTTGGGCGAACGCTCGGCGAGGAGTTGCTGGAGCCGACCATCATCTATGTGCCGGAGGTGGTTGAGGCGCTCGCGCGGTCGCTCAACATCAAAGGGCTGGCCCACATCACCAGCGATGGGTTGCTGAACCTTTTACGGCTGGACACCGCTTCTCATCCGGTCGGATATGAAATCGACCGGTTTCCGCCGATCCCGCCGATCTTCTCTCTGATCCAGCACGCGGGGGGTATCCCCGATCACGAGATGTTCCAGGTCTTCAACATGGGGGTCGGGTTCTGTGTTGTAATCGCTGAAGCTGATGCGGCGTCGTTTATGGACATCGTCAAGCAACACGGCCGAGAAGCCTTGCAGATCGGGCGCGTAGTGAGCGATCCGGAACATAAGGTTGTCATCCGACCCCGCGGTCTGGTTGGTCAGGGCAATCAATTCTTTCACGTGTAG
- a CDS encoding type II toxin-antitoxin system prevent-host-death family antitoxin has translation MGTVGAFEAKTHLAELLDRVSKGETITITRHGVPAAMLVPVGRTGKKPTHQEIVDGMRALRKRVKPDTMSVREMVEEGRRF, from the coding sequence ATGGGCACCGTAGGCGCATTCGAGGCCAAGACACACCTGGCGGAGTTGTTGGACCGGGTCAGCAAGGGGGAGACCATCACCATTACACGGCATGGCGTTCCGGCGGCAATGCTGGTACCTGTTGGACGAACAGGGAAGAAGCCGACACATCAGGAGATCGTCGACGGGATGCGCGCGCTGCGCAAGCGGGTCAAGCCTGACACGATGAGTGTGCGCGAGATGGTGGAGGAAGGGAGGCGGTTTTGA
- a CDS encoding VapC toxin family PIN domain ribonuclease: MIVVDASVALAWCFPDEASEYADAVLVALEGQRMLVPAVWPLEITNAVIVAERRKRISPSEIRRFVELLEGLTIHEDSLPVARSVSNILPLARQYGLSAYDTAYLDVAIRHGAPLATLDTGLAKASRKAGIELLPGPPPALKRYRSTRSDL; the protein is encoded by the coding sequence ATGATCGTCGTCGATGCGTCCGTGGCGCTCGCCTGGTGCTTTCCGGATGAGGCGAGCGAGTACGCGGACGCGGTGCTGGTTGCGCTTGAAGGACAGCGGATGCTGGTCCCGGCAGTGTGGCCGCTGGAAATTACGAACGCAGTGATCGTGGCGGAGCGGCGCAAGCGGATCAGCCCATCGGAAATCAGGCGCTTCGTTGAGTTGCTGGAGGGCTTGACGATCCATGAGGACTCGCTACCGGTAGCCAGAAGCGTCAGTAATATTCTGCCGCTGGCGCGACAATATGGTCTGTCCGCATACGATACCGCGTACCTGGACGTCGCAATCCGTCACGGCGCGCCGCTGGCCACGCTGGACACCGGACTCGCCAAAGCGAGCCGGAAGGCGGGCATCGAACTACTACCAGGACCGCCACCAGCACTCAAACGGTATCGCTCAACACGTTCGGACCTATAA
- a CDS encoding 3-hydroxybutyryl-CoA dehydrogenase, protein MAGIHTVGVVGAGIMGSGIAQVVAQSGYTVVVREAEQRLLDKGRQTIDRGLQRAVDKGRVTVEEKTGVLGRIRWTLALEDLKAADLVIEAITEDLPRKQELFRAMDSLCPPSAIFVSNTSSISIISLASVTARADRFAGLHFFNPVPLMKLVEVVRSIRTSEETFQAVSDFAVSLGKEPVAAKDHCGFIVNRLLVPYLLDAIRALEAGVASTVDIDKAMRLGCNHPMGPLELADFVGLDTTCAIANIMFEEYREARYAPPPLLKKMVMAGYHGRKSDRGFYDYSGPTPQPTDLGL, encoded by the coding sequence ATGGCGGGTATTCACACGGTGGGGGTTGTCGGGGCCGGGATCATGGGGTCCGGCATTGCGCAGGTCGTTGCTCAAAGCGGCTATACCGTCGTCGTCAGAGAGGCGGAGCAGCGCCTGCTGGATAAGGGGAGGCAGACGATCGATCGCGGGCTGCAACGAGCGGTCGATAAGGGACGGGTGACCGTTGAGGAAAAGACGGGGGTGCTCGGACGGATCCGGTGGACCCTGGCCCTGGAGGATCTGAAGGCGGCCGATCTGGTCATCGAGGCGATCACCGAGGACCTCCCGCGCAAGCAGGAGCTGTTCCGCGCCATGGATAGCTTATGCCCGCCCAGTGCGATCTTTGTCAGCAACACCTCCTCCATCAGCATCATCTCGCTGGCCTCGGTGACGGCGCGGGCCGACCGGTTCGCCGGCCTGCATTTCTTTAATCCCGTTCCGCTGATGAAGCTGGTGGAGGTAGTCCGAAGTATCCGCACCAGCGAGGAGACCTTTCAGGCCGTCTCCGATTTCGCCGTATCGCTTGGAAAGGAGCCGGTCGCAGCCAAAGACCATTGCGGCTTCATCGTGAACCGCCTGTTAGTGCCGTACCTGCTGGATGCGATTCGGGCGTTAGAGGCGGGTGTCGCCTCCACGGTCGATATCGACAAGGCGATGCGGCTGGGCTGCAACCACCCGATGGGCCCCCTGGAACTGGCGGATTTTGTTGGCCTCGATACGACCTGCGCTATCGCGAATATTATGTTCGAGGAGTATCGGGAAGCGCGGTATGCGCCACCCCCACTGCTGAAGAAGATGGTAATGGCCGGCTACCATGGGCGAAAGTCGGACCGGGGTTTCTACGACTACTCCGGCCCGACGCCGCAGCCGACCGACCTGGGACTGTGA
- a CDS encoding AAA family ATPase, translating to MTPDLFDHISAPPQKVPGPLADRMRPKTLQEFVGQEHLLGEGKLLQMAMAAGELPSLILWGPPGSGKTTLAFLLADRYKATFVPFSAVTSGIKEIKEVIARAQQERAYGRRTLLFIDEIHRFNKAQQDAFLPHVEGGTIVLIGATTENPSFEVIAPLLSRAKVVTLRPLSEEALLLILRRALSDPERGLGRLRIEADDEALRLIAGLGSGDARVSLNTLELAAQMVQAQPEGSRRLTVEIVREASGRRTLLYDKAGEEHYNLISALHKSLRGSDPDASLYWLARMLASGEDPLYIARRLVRFASEDVGNAEPQALQVALAAKEAYHFLGSPEGDLALAQAAVFLATAPKSNAVYRAFGEARRDVEEAPLEGVPLHLRNAPTTLMKEMGYGAGCQYPHDLPEAFADQDYLPERLKGRVYYHPTDRGLEAEVGRRLAEWRRRKAGIPPARKSRSPTPSPHPEGTRGEGE from the coding sequence ATGACGCCGGATCTGTTTGATCACATATCTGCTCCGCCCCAGAAGGTCCCCGGGCCGCTTGCCGACCGGATGCGTCCCAAGACGCTTCAGGAGTTTGTCGGGCAGGAGCACCTGCTCGGGGAAGGGAAACTTCTCCAGATGGCGATGGCGGCGGGGGAGCTGCCGTCGCTGATCCTGTGGGGACCGCCCGGTTCGGGTAAGACGACCCTTGCCTTCCTGTTGGCGGATCGGTACAAGGCCACCTTCGTACCGTTTTCGGCCGTTACCTCCGGGATCAAGGAGATCAAGGAGGTGATCGCCCGCGCTCAGCAGGAGCGCGCCTATGGCCGGCGGACGCTCCTGTTCATCGATGAGATTCACCGTTTCAATAAGGCCCAGCAGGACGCCTTCCTGCCGCATGTCGAGGGGGGCACGATCGTGCTGATCGGGGCGACCACCGAGAACCCCTCGTTCGAGGTCATTGCGCCGCTGCTGTCCCGGGCGAAGGTTGTCACATTGCGCCCGCTATCGGAGGAGGCGTTGCTGCTCATCCTTCGACGCGCGCTCAGCGATCCGGAGCGGGGGCTTGGCCGTCTGCGGATTGAGGCCGATGACGAGGCGCTGCGCCTCATCGCCGGCCTCGGGTCGGGAGACGCGCGCGTCTCGCTGAATACCCTGGAGCTGGCGGCGCAGATGGTGCAGGCACAGCCCGAAGGAAGCCGGCGGTTGACCGTAGAGATCGTTCGGGAGGCATCAGGCAGGCGGACGCTGCTGTACGACAAGGCCGGGGAGGAGCATTACAACCTGATCTCGGCCCTGCACAAGAGCCTGCGAGGCAGCGATCCGGATGCCTCTTTGTACTGGCTGGCCCGTATGCTGGCATCGGGTGAAGACCCGCTCTATATCGCCAGGCGACTGGTTCGGTTCGCGTCGGAAGATGTCGGCAATGCGGAACCGCAGGCACTACAGGTGGCGCTGGCGGCCAAGGAGGCGTACCATTTCCTCGGCTCGCCGGAGGGGGATCTGGCGTTGGCTCAGGCCGCCGTGTTTCTGGCGACCGCGCCCAAATCGAATGCCGTCTACCGGGCATTCGGCGAGGCGCGGCGGGATGTCGAGGAGGCGCCGCTCGAAGGGGTGCCGCTGCACCTGCGGAATGCCCCCACGACCCTCATGAAAGAGATGGGATATGGGGCAGGGTGCCAGTACCCGCACGATCTGCCCGAGGCCTTTGCCGATCAGGACTACCTGCCTGAACGGTTGAAGGGGCGCGTCTACTATCACCCGACCGACCGCGGGTTGGAAGCCGAGGTCGGAAGAAGGCTGGCCGAGTGGCGTCGCCGAAAGGCAGGGATACCGCCGGCCAGAAAGTCCCGCTCACCCACGCCCTCTCCGCACCCAGAGGGTACCCGGGGCGAGGGGGAATAA
- a CDS encoding orotidine-5'-phosphate decarboxylase, whose protein sequence is MQKTPEVIVALDVDNLMLAASLVERLYPTVTLFKVGLQLFTAEGPRAVEVVHKQGGRVFLDLKLHDIPNTVAGAVREAVRLGVEMCTLHASGGRLMLQAASQAVAAAGSSMRLLAVTVLTSLDSRALEEVVGSRLDVTAQVVRLASLAREAGIDGVVASPQELGVLRTALGSSVYLVIPGIRPAWASTDDQRRIMTPHEAAAAGADYLVIGRPITGAVDPAQATRRILDELQASA, encoded by the coding sequence ATGCAGAAGACGCCGGAAGTGATCGTGGCCCTGGATGTCGACAACCTGATGTTGGCCGCGTCGCTGGTTGAGCGACTCTACCCCACAGTGACGCTGTTTAAGGTCGGGTTACAGCTCTTTACCGCCGAGGGTCCCCGGGCAGTCGAGGTCGTGCACAAGCAAGGCGGTCGGGTGTTCCTGGACCTTAAACTCCACGATATTCCGAATACCGTGGCGGGGGCGGTTCGCGAGGCTGTACGGCTTGGGGTGGAGATGTGCACGCTCCACGCCTCAGGCGGGCGGTTGATGCTGCAGGCGGCGTCACAGGCTGTCGCGGCTGCCGGTTCATCCATGCGGCTACTGGCTGTCACGGTGCTGACCAGCCTGGACTCGCGGGCGCTTGAAGAGGTTGTCGGCAGCCGACTCGATGTGACGGCACAGGTTGTTCGTCTGGCCTCGCTGGCACGCGAGGCCGGGATCGATGGCGTCGTGGCATCGCCTCAGGAACTCGGCGTGCTGCGGACTGCCTTGGGATCATCGGTGTACCTTGTTATTCCGGGTATCCGACCGGCCTGGGCGTCGACCGATGACCAGCGTCGGATTATGACCCCGCACGAGGCGGCCGCCGCAGGTGCGGACTACCTGGTGATCGGCCGGCCGATTACGGGAGCAGTTGACCCCGCGCAGGCCACCCGCAGGATCCTGGATGAGCTTCAGGCATCGGCATAA